A DNA window from Guyparkeria halophila contains the following coding sequences:
- the trmB gene encoding tRNA (guanine(46)-N(7))-methyltransferase TrmB has protein sequence MTEPDEATPTQADSAFDTSGSPSRPVTSSQTAPHEDLERQLRRHARRPFAKPIAAYNREAFDRVATQLASTERPLILDSGCGTGDSSRLLAYRHPDHWVVGVDRSADRLSRQRTDTPANCLLVRADLVDFWRLAHEHGWRPARHYLLYPNPEPKPRHLKRRFHAHPVFPAFVALGGRIESRSNWRIYLEELAQALAFHGRACHIESVPADEPAMTLFERKYQASGQSLWRLISID, from the coding sequence ATGACTGAGCCGGATGAGGCGACGCCCACTCAGGCCGACAGCGCCTTCGACACATCGGGAAGCCCGTCGCGGCCGGTGACCTCGAGCCAGACGGCACCGCACGAGGACCTTGAGCGACAATTGCGACGCCACGCGCGACGCCCCTTCGCCAAACCGATTGCCGCCTACAACCGCGAGGCATTCGATCGGGTGGCCACCCAGCTGGCATCAACCGAGCGCCCCCTGATCCTGGATTCGGGCTGCGGCACGGGCGACAGCAGTCGACTGCTCGCCTACCGCCATCCGGATCACTGGGTCGTGGGCGTGGACCGATCCGCCGACCGGTTATCACGACAACGCACGGACACCCCGGCAAACTGCCTGCTGGTAAGGGCGGATCTGGTCGATTTCTGGCGGCTGGCCCATGAGCACGGATGGAGGCCCGCCCGGCACTACCTGCTCTATCCCAACCCGGAACCCAAGCCCCGGCATCTCAAGCGGCGGTTTCATGCCCACCCGGTTTTCCCCGCCTTTGTCGCCCTGGGAGGGCGAATCGAGTCGCGCAGCAACTGGCGGATCTATCTGGAGGAGCTGGCGCAGGCCTTGGCGTTCCATGGACGGGCGTGCCACATCGAGTCCGTTCCGGCCGACGAGCCGGCCATGACGCTATTCGAGCGCAAATACCAGGCAAGTGGTCAATCGTTATGGCGATTGATCAGTATCGATTAA
- a CDS encoding universal stress protein, which translates to MFNSIMVPVDLAHLDALEKPLTVAADMARHYNAQLCYVGVTTSQPSSVARTPEEYEQKLKTFAQEHAPDNGHQPTARVYNSHDPVTDLDDILLKAIDDVGADLVVMGTHLPHHIDAIMPANGSKVAAHSDVSVFLVRP; encoded by the coding sequence ATGTTTAACTCGATAATGGTCCCGGTGGATCTCGCGCATCTCGATGCGCTGGAAAAACCATTGACGGTGGCAGCCGACATGGCCCGTCACTACAACGCCCAGCTTTGTTACGTGGGCGTCACCACCTCTCAGCCGAGTTCCGTTGCCAGGACGCCCGAGGAGTACGAGCAGAAGCTCAAGACGTTCGCCCAGGAACACGCTCCGGATAACGGGCATCAGCCGACCGCTCGTGTCTACAACAGCCACGATCCGGTGACCGATCTCGACGACATCCTGCTCAAGGCGATTGACGACGTGGGCGCCGATCTTGTGGTGATGGGCACGCACCTGCCGCATCACATCGACGCGATCATGCCGGCCAATGGCAGCAAGGTCGCCGCGCACTCGGACGTCTCGGTCTTTCTCGTTCGGCCCTGA
- a CDS encoding BCCT family transporter, with protein MDNKPDNSPDTHEESVGVPAPEGAANLIDTDYKIGQDNYQASPMGVNIDLHGAVFSFSSLVVLAFVILTLALPDQAASWFDGAKNWINANMSWFLIGAANVFVILCLALIVSPLGKVRIGGAKAKPDFSYLGWFSMLFAAGMGVGLMFYGVSEPMSHYGTALGGISMGEDGARTDWAPLGAAADNPAAAYSLGMAATIFHWGLHPWAIYAIVALSLAIFAYNKGLPLTVRSMFYPLLGERIWGWPGHLIDILAVFATLFGLATSLGIGAQQAAAGLNHLFDVPGGNTTLVLLISAITAVAIVSIVLGVDKGVKRLSEMNMVLAFLLLMFVIFVGPTLLIATGFFKNLGSYFVELPFLSNPFGREDANFSQGWTTFYWAWWISWSPFVGMFIARVSRGRSVREFLTAVLLVPSTVSVLWMTAFGTTAIEQMKNGFEGATNADLPVKLFEVLSQMPLAEITSFIAIVLVIVFFVTSSDSGSLVIDTITAGGKIDAPKPQRVFWGVIEGAIAIALLVGGGLAALQSAAVAAGLPFTVVLLVGCYAIVKGLMSEPRGK; from the coding sequence GTGGACAACAAACCCGACAATTCCCCGGACACCCATGAAGAGTCCGTCGGCGTTCCGGCGCCGGAAGGGGCCGCCAACCTGATCGATACCGATTACAAGATCGGCCAGGACAACTACCAGGCAAGCCCGATGGGCGTGAACATCGACCTCCACGGTGCGGTGTTCAGCTTCTCATCCCTGGTGGTTCTGGCCTTCGTGATCCTGACCCTCGCGCTGCCCGATCAGGCAGCCTCCTGGTTTGACGGCGCCAAGAACTGGATCAACGCGAACATGAGCTGGTTCCTGATCGGCGCGGCCAACGTGTTCGTGATCCTGTGCCTGGCGCTCATCGTCTCCCCGCTCGGCAAAGTCCGTATCGGCGGGGCCAAGGCCAAACCGGACTTCAGCTACCTGGGCTGGTTCTCGATGCTGTTCGCCGCCGGCATGGGCGTCGGCCTGATGTTCTACGGCGTTTCCGAACCCATGTCGCACTACGGCACGGCCCTGGGCGGCATCAGCATGGGCGAGGATGGCGCTCGGACCGACTGGGCCCCGCTCGGCGCGGCCGCCGACAATCCCGCCGCTGCCTATAGCCTTGGCATGGCCGCCACCATCTTCCACTGGGGTCTGCACCCCTGGGCGATCTACGCGATCGTGGCACTGTCGCTGGCCATCTTTGCCTACAACAAGGGCCTGCCGCTGACGGTCCGCTCGATGTTCTACCCGCTCCTGGGTGAGCGCATCTGGGGCTGGCCGGGGCATCTCATCGACATTCTGGCCGTATTCGCGACGCTGTTCGGGCTGGCAACCTCGTTGGGTATCGGTGCCCAGCAGGCAGCCGCCGGGCTGAACCATTTGTTCGACGTGCCGGGAGGAAACACGACGCTGGTGCTGCTGATCTCCGCGATCACCGCGGTAGCGATCGTTTCCATCGTGCTGGGTGTCGACAAGGGCGTTAAGCGCCTGTCGGAGATGAACATGGTGCTGGCGTTCCTGTTGCTGATGTTCGTGATCTTCGTCGGCCCGACGCTCTTGATCGCGACCGGCTTCTTCAAGAACCTCGGCTCCTACTTCGTCGAACTGCCGTTCCTGTCCAACCCGTTCGGGCGCGAGGACGCAAACTTCAGCCAGGGCTGGACCACGTTCTACTGGGCCTGGTGGATCAGCTGGTCGCCGTTCGTCGGCATGTTCATCGCACGGGTTTCCCGTGGCCGCTCGGTGCGTGAATTCCTCACCGCCGTGCTGCTGGTACCGTCCACTGTGTCCGTACTCTGGATGACGGCGTTCGGCACCACGGCCATCGAGCAGATGAAGAACGGCTTTGAAGGGGCCACGAACGCCGACCTGCCGGTCAAGCTGTTCGAGGTACTGAGCCAGATGCCGCTTGCCGAAATCACCTCGTTCATCGCCATCGTCTTGGTGATTGTGTTCTTCGTGACCTCGTCGGACTCCGGTTCGCTGGTCATCGACACCATCACCGCCGGTGGCAAGATCGATGCGCCGAAGCCGCAGCGTGTGTTCTGGGGCGTGATCGAGGGCGCCATCGCCATCGCCCTGCTCGTGGGTGGCGGTCTCGCAGCGCTTCAATCGGCCGCCGTGGCAGCCGGGCTACCGTTCACGGTGGTTCTGCTGGTGGGTTGTTATGCAATCGTGAAGGGGCTGATGAGCGAACCCCGCGGCAAATAA
- a CDS encoding 3'-5' exonuclease, whose translation MSCQQSDEATWAAFFADQAGRSRDSALRAFYGAGVPAPDTPLRDVPLIALDFETTGMDVHRHAIISIGMVPFDLARIRPSAGRYWVVKPPRPLDEASIRFHRITHAEVAQAPDLDEVLDEVLAALAGNVVVVHFRGIERPFLDAAVVARRGERCLFPLIDTMSIEARQVRQGGWNRLKGMLLGSHTSVRLPDSRTRYGLPAYSAHHAKVDALATAELLQAQIARHYSPDTPVGELWE comes from the coding sequence ATGTCCTGTCAACAATCGGATGAAGCGACTTGGGCGGCGTTTTTTGCCGACCAGGCCGGACGCAGCCGTGATTCGGCCCTGCGCGCGTTCTACGGCGCGGGGGTGCCGGCCCCGGATACCCCGTTGCGCGACGTGCCCCTGATCGCGCTGGATTTCGAGACGACCGGCATGGACGTCCATCGTCATGCCATCATCTCAATCGGCATGGTGCCGTTTGATCTGGCCCGAATCCGTCCCTCGGCCGGTCGTTACTGGGTGGTCAAACCGCCACGGCCCCTCGATGAAGCCTCGATCCGGTTCCACCGCATCACGCATGCCGAGGTCGCCCAGGCGCCGGATCTGGACGAGGTGCTCGACGAGGTGCTGGCTGCCCTCGCGGGGAACGTGGTCGTGGTTCACTTCCGTGGAATCGAACGGCCGTTCCTGGATGCGGCCGTGGTCGCACGGCGTGGTGAACGCTGTCTGTTTCCGTTGATCGACACCATGAGCATCGAGGCCCGCCAGGTTCGCCAGGGCGGGTGGAATCGTCTCAAGGGGATGCTTTTGGGATCGCACACATCGGTCCGGCTGCCGGATAGCCGGACACGTTACGGCCTGCCGGCCTACTCGGCCCACCACGCCAAGGTGGATGCCCTGGCAACGGCCGAATTGCTACAGGCACAGATTGCCCGGCATTACTCTCCCGACACGCCCGTGGGCGAGCTCTGGGAGTGA
- a CDS encoding DUF294 nucleotidyltransferase-like domain-containing protein: MEAEVQEISEHLRHYPPFDRLDRKWLDQIAARTDVAYYRDGSMIQEYGEPIDTLRYIRSGAVEVYRHNGELYNRIGEGDIFGHTGLLHNRRVRFPVRAIEDTLLYLIPAEVFDQLCEEDDQFADFVELSGPRLQSTVEQNERENDLMVSRVRRLLTRSPVNIEETATVHEAARLMTEHHVSSILLLSRAEPDDERAFAGEEHGHWRLTGILTDQDLRGRVLAAGLSGETPLTEIKHDRLITIQSDESVYEAMLAMLRNNVHHLPVLHRRRPVGVVHLSDIVRYETHSSLYLVSNIFNQGSVKGLSRLMPDVRAAFVRLVDDGATSQMIGQAMSSIGRSLIRRLIELAEAELGPPPVPYCFMVNGSMARNDQTIATDQDNALILDDSFDPEQHDAWFVALAKRVSDGLHACGYPYCNGGIMGTNQKWRQPLSVWRRYFEGWIDQPDPEKLLHSSIFFDLEAVHGEERFVEQLQDLVAQRASQSPLFLAALARNALNRTPPLGFFRTFVMEKDGQHNNSINLKRRGTAPLVDVIRVHALAVGSRSQTSFDRLDDIVRANTLPAGQADKLRYALEFISMVRIRHQAYDLKHHHAPDNNIEPENVSDGERHNLKDAFQVLSNAQKFLRFRYPMPTR, encoded by the coding sequence ATGGAAGCGGAAGTCCAGGAAATCAGTGAACACTTGCGTCACTACCCGCCGTTCGATCGGCTTGACCGGAAGTGGCTTGACCAGATCGCCGCCCGCACGGACGTGGCCTATTACCGTGACGGCTCCATGATTCAGGAGTACGGCGAACCGATCGACACGCTGCGCTACATCCGCAGTGGCGCGGTCGAGGTCTATCGGCACAACGGCGAGTTGTACAACCGGATCGGCGAGGGCGATATCTTCGGCCACACCGGCCTGCTGCACAATCGCCGGGTGCGGTTCCCGGTGCGCGCCATCGAGGACACGCTGCTCTACCTGATCCCGGCGGAAGTGTTCGATCAATTGTGCGAGGAAGACGACCAGTTCGCCGATTTCGTCGAGCTGTCCGGTCCGCGCCTGCAGTCCACGGTGGAACAGAACGAGCGCGAGAACGACCTGATGGTCAGTCGGGTGCGTCGACTGCTGACTCGAAGCCCGGTCAACATCGAGGAAACCGCCACGGTGCATGAGGCGGCCCGGCTGATGACCGAGCATCATGTCTCGTCGATCCTGTTGTTGTCTCGCGCGGAACCAGATGACGAGCGTGCTTTTGCCGGCGAGGAGCACGGCCATTGGCGGCTGACTGGCATCCTGACGGATCAGGACCTGCGCGGTCGGGTACTGGCGGCCGGGCTATCCGGGGAAACGCCGCTGACCGAGATTAAGCACGACCGGTTGATCACCATCCAGTCGGATGAGTCGGTCTATGAGGCCATGCTTGCGATGCTGCGCAACAACGTCCATCACCTGCCGGTACTGCACCGCCGTCGACCGGTGGGCGTGGTGCACCTGTCGGATATCGTACGTTACGAGACGCACAGCAGCTTGTATCTGGTCAGTAATATCTTCAACCAGGGGTCGGTCAAGGGGCTGTCCCGGTTGATGCCGGATGTGCGGGCGGCCTTCGTGCGGTTGGTGGACGACGGGGCGACCTCGCAGATGATCGGTCAGGCGATGTCCAGTATCGGACGCAGCCTGATCCGACGGTTGATCGAACTGGCCGAGGCCGAGTTGGGCCCGCCGCCGGTGCCGTATTGCTTCATGGTCAATGGCTCGATGGCGCGAAACGATCAGACCATCGCGACGGACCAGGACAACGCGCTGATCCTGGACGACTCCTTCGACCCCGAACAGCACGATGCCTGGTTCGTGGCACTGGCCAAGCGGGTAAGCGACGGCCTGCATGCCTGCGGTTATCCCTATTGCAACGGCGGGATCATGGGCACCAATCAGAAATGGCGCCAACCGCTCTCGGTCTGGCGGCGCTACTTCGAAGGGTGGATCGATCAGCCCGATCCCGAAAAACTGCTGCACAGTTCAATCTTCTTCGATCTCGAGGCCGTGCACGGGGAGGAGCGCTTTGTCGAACAGCTGCAGGATCTGGTCGCGCAACGCGCCAGCCAAAGCCCGTTGTTTCTGGCCGCCCTGGCGCGTAATGCGCTCAATCGCACGCCGCCGCTGGGCTTCTTTCGCACTTTCGTCATGGAAAAGGACGGTCAGCACAACAACTCCATCAATCTCAAACGACGTGGCACCGCGCCACTGGTCGACGTCATCCGGGTCCACGCTCTGGCGGTTGGTTCGCGCTCGCAGACCTCGTTCGACCGCCTCGACGACATCGTCAGGGCGAACACGCTGCCGGCAGGGCAGGCGGACAAGCTCCGCTACGCGTTGGAATTCATCTCCATGGTGCGTATCCGCCACCAGGCGTATGACCTCAAGCACCACCACGCCCCGGACAACAACATCGAGCCGGAGAACGTCTCGGATGGCGAGCGCCACAACCTCAAGGATGCTTTCCAGGTGCTGAGCAACGCCCAGAAATTCCTGCGTTTCCGCTACCCGATGCCGACACGGTGA
- a CDS encoding porin has translation MMKKQLLAISIGVALGTSPLSGMAATGDASAERIMQELEALKQRVENLQGELEKERARNDQIEQTQSEQAEKVAKAEEKAEAAKPDINVGGAVRFNYTVADNDSAGKDRGGDLAFDTFRLNFDGEINDVILSAEWRWYEYMSVIHHAWVGYEFTDDLMARAGIFQVPFGVLPYNSHNFYFSSLYYVGLEDNYDFGVGTTYTPGDWRFDLALMKNDERGGSSLESYSANIVGYDYDDADAIDAVDGARDSQTVNTLAARAEYDYKVGDKLTLKPGASLKYGQLDGANSGGDGDYYAAAAHLVADYERWNLQLQYTDWEYDLDDPNAQFMNYGYYAGLFTGPLSAKAITANLAYTLPVEWGPVSSLTFYNDYSLIYDKNNDFEDTYMNVTGMAVSAGGLYTYFDIINGRNQPFVGGSMTGDGESNTVFNINVGYYF, from the coding sequence ATGATGAAGAAGCAGTTATTGGCAATCTCCATCGGCGTGGCGCTGGGAACGTCGCCGCTTTCCGGTATGGCGGCCACCGGCGACGCCAGCGCCGAACGCATCATGCAGGAGCTCGAGGCACTCAAGCAGCGCGTCGAGAACCTGCAGGGCGAGTTGGAGAAAGAGCGCGCGCGCAACGATCAGATCGAGCAGACGCAGTCGGAGCAGGCCGAGAAGGTCGCCAAGGCCGAAGAAAAGGCGGAAGCCGCCAAGCCGGATATCAATGTCGGTGGTGCAGTGCGGTTCAACTACACCGTGGCTGACAACGATAGCGCGGGCAAGGACCGTGGCGGCGACCTGGCGTTCGATACCTTCCGTTTGAACTTCGACGGCGAGATCAACGACGTGATCCTGTCCGCTGAATGGCGTTGGTACGAGTACATGTCGGTGATTCACCACGCCTGGGTTGGTTACGAGTTCACCGATGACTTGATGGCACGGGCGGGTATCTTCCAGGTGCCGTTCGGCGTATTGCCATACAACTCCCACAACTTCTATTTCTCCTCGCTTTATTACGTAGGCCTGGAGGACAACTACGATTTCGGTGTGGGCACCACCTACACGCCGGGTGATTGGCGCTTCGACTTGGCGTTGATGAAGAATGACGAGCGTGGTGGTTCCAGCCTCGAATCCTATTCCGCGAATATTGTGGGCTACGACTATGACGATGCTGATGCCATCGACGCGGTGGACGGGGCTCGAGATTCTCAAACCGTAAATACGTTGGCAGCCCGCGCTGAGTATGATTACAAGGTTGGCGACAAGCTCACTCTCAAGCCGGGCGCCTCGCTGAAATATGGGCAGTTGGATGGAGCAAACTCCGGCGGAGACGGCGACTATTATGCGGCAGCAGCCCACTTGGTGGCGGACTACGAGCGCTGGAATCTGCAACTGCAGTACACCGACTGGGAATACGATCTGGATGATCCGAATGCTCAGTTCATGAACTACGGCTACTACGCGGGCTTGTTTACCGGGCCGCTGTCCGCTAAGGCGATTACGGCCAACCTGGCCTATACGCTCCCGGTTGAATGGGGTCCGGTTTCCTCGTTGACGTTCTACAACGACTACAGCCTGATCTATGACAAGAACAACGATTTCGAGGATACCTACATGAACGTCACCGGCATGGCAGTGTCTGCCGGCGGTCTGTACACGTACTTCGACATCATCAACGGCCGCAACCAGCCGTTCGTTGGCGGTAGCATGACTGGCGACGGTGAGAGCAACACCGTGTTTAACATCAACGTCGGCTATTATTTCTGA
- a CDS encoding ChaN family lipoprotein, translated as MTPLVVRHGRTLPGIGGLLGGLAVLLVISTARAETAPLVGSWWDARGHAVTNDQALDRLRDAPVILLGEVHDSEAIHRRQVELFDAFDGPLVLALEQLDRGGGGRIDRLNAGRFENGRARAHAGGFDFEGWGWQHYGPLFDWATEHGVPLWPLNLSREKAMAVAIADDAGWRDELDADARAWIDSIAPTLSLPDAQQRGLVEVLEQSHCQAIPPAMSSRMVRAQVARDVLMAEAIMAARESFPAHQIVAVMGNQHARLDRGVGYWLARVAEKRRPEVLSVGMVPLNHLSDPPGADDAFDLRLIMPAVSRPDPCAPDRAAEDGK; from the coding sequence ATGACTCCGTTGGTGGTTCGGCATGGTCGGACGCTGCCCGGAATCGGTGGTCTGCTGGGCGGACTTGCCGTTTTGCTGGTGATCTCCACCGCTCGGGCTGAGACCGCCCCGCTTGTCGGTAGCTGGTGGGATGCCCGCGGTCATGCCGTGACCAATGACCAGGCGCTGGATCGCCTGCGTGATGCCCCGGTGATTCTGCTGGGGGAGGTGCATGATTCCGAGGCCATCCATCGGCGCCAGGTCGAGCTGTTCGATGCCTTCGATGGTCCGCTTGTGCTTGCCCTCGAGCAGCTCGATCGTGGTGGTGGGGGCAGGATCGATCGGCTAAACGCCGGGCGTTTCGAGAACGGTCGAGCACGAGCCCACGCGGGCGGCTTCGATTTCGAGGGGTGGGGATGGCAACACTACGGCCCGTTGTTTGACTGGGCAACGGAGCACGGGGTGCCGCTTTGGCCATTGAACCTGTCGCGAGAGAAGGCCATGGCGGTGGCGATTGCAGATGATGCCGGTTGGCGGGACGAACTGGACGCCGACGCACGGGCATGGATCGATTCGATTGCCCCGACATTGTCCTTGCCGGATGCACAGCAGCGTGGGCTGGTCGAGGTCCTCGAGCAATCGCATTGCCAGGCGATTCCGCCCGCCATGTCGAGCCGCATGGTTCGGGCGCAGGTGGCACGCGATGTGTTGATGGCCGAAGCGATCATGGCCGCGCGGGAATCCTTTCCCGCCCACCAGATCGTCGCCGTGATGGGCAATCAGCACGCGCGACTTGACCGGGGTGTTGGCTACTGGCTGGCACGGGTCGCCGAGAAGAGGCGTCCGGAGGTGTTGTCCGTCGGCATGGTGCCGCTAAACCATCTGAGTGATCCCCCGGGGGCGGACGACGCGTTCGACCTGCGACTGATCATGCCGGCCGTGTCCCGGCCGGACCCGTGTGCACCGGATCGCGCAGCAGAAGATGGGAAGTGA
- a CDS encoding RNA recognition motif domain-containing protein encodes MINIYVGNLPYSQDDQGLQAAFEAFGEVKSAKVIKDMATGRSKGFGFVEMTDKAAGEQAIEALNDTDMDGRTVRVNEARPRERSNDRGGFGSRY; translated from the coding sequence ATGATCAATATTTACGTGGGCAACCTGCCCTACTCCCAGGATGACCAGGGCCTCCAGGCCGCCTTCGAAGCCTTCGGCGAAGTCAAATCCGCCAAGGTGATCAAGGACATGGCTACCGGTCGTTCCAAGGGCTTCGGTTTTGTCGAGATGACCGACAAGGCCGCCGGCGAACAGGCCATCGAAGCGCTTAACGATACCGACATGGACGGCCGCACCGTTCGTGTCAACGAAGCGCGTCCGCGCGAGCGTAGCAACGATCGCGGTGGTTTCGGTTCGCGTTACTAA
- the motB gene encoding flagellar motor protein MotB, with amino-acid sequence MAEQPDQNQQIVIKKVKKGHGGHHGGAWKIAYADFVTAMMAFFLLMWLLGSMGEEDLKGISEYFANPTKVTLEGGSSAGMSESLIDGGGDDLTRQEGQVQAGDKPTPEKRDTRSEDKTADPSEMTQEQIQEQIEALEREQIEELKERLESLIEVDPALKAYKDQIKLDITRDGLRIQIIDKENRPMFELGSDDLQGYAVEILHSLAPVLNDMPNRLSIEGHTDARPFDRRERSNWELSAERANSARRTLAEYGYQPDKFLQVIGMADALPFVAEDPLDPQNRRISMTVMKESATRRILEPSRGGGMNVEDLLEGPTGVTDPGAGATDNPDTGTPIDTEASR; translated from the coding sequence GTGGCCGAACAACCGGATCAAAACCAGCAGATCGTCATCAAGAAGGTCAAGAAGGGCCATGGTGGTCACCATGGTGGGGCGTGGAAGATTGCCTACGCCGATTTCGTGACCGCGATGATGGCGTTCTTTCTGCTCATGTGGCTGCTGGGCTCGATGGGCGAGGAAGATCTCAAGGGCATCTCGGAATATTTCGCCAACCCGACCAAGGTCACCCTGGAAGGTGGCAGCAGTGCCGGCATGAGCGAAAGCCTGATCGACGGGGGCGGGGACGACCTCACCCGCCAGGAAGGGCAGGTGCAGGCGGGCGACAAGCCCACGCCCGAAAAGCGGGATACCCGATCCGAGGACAAGACGGCCGATCCGTCCGAAATGACCCAGGAGCAGATCCAGGAGCAGATCGAGGCGCTCGAGCGGGAGCAGATCGAAGAGCTCAAGGAGCGCCTGGAGTCCTTGATCGAGGTCGATCCGGCCCTCAAGGCCTACAAGGATCAGATCAAGCTCGACATTACCCGCGATGGGCTGCGCATCCAGATCATCGACAAGGAAAATCGGCCGATGTTCGAGCTGGGTTCCGATGACCTGCAGGGGTATGCCGTCGAGATTCTGCATTCGCTCGCCCCGGTCCTGAACGACATGCCCAACCGCCTGTCGATCGAGGGGCATACCGACGCCCGTCCCTTCGATCGTCGGGAGCGAAGCAACTGGGAGCTGTCCGCCGAGCGAGCGAACTCGGCCCGTCGAACACTGGCGGAGTATGGCTATCAGCCGGACAAGTTCCTGCAGGTCATCGGGATGGCGGACGCCTTGCCGTTCGTCGCGGAAGACCCGCTCGATCCGCAGAACCGGCGCATATCGATGACGGTGATGAAGGAATCCGCAACCCGGCGCATCCTTGAACCCTCCCGCGGGGGCGGAATGAATGTCGAGGATCTACTCGAGGGCCCGACGGGCGTGACCGATCCAGGAGCCGGGGCGACGGACAACCCCGACACCGGCACGCCGATCGACACCGAAGCCAGCCGATAA